TGGACTCAGTATAATACTTGTTTTTTTTTTTCATGTGTTGCCTTTGCTGTAGGGATATAGTAATTATAATGGTGGAGAAGAAAGCACAATAAATAAGCCTACTGATGGGCATGAAAATCAGGTGAGATTACCTAGAGCTCCTTCTACTGCAGAGCAATTTGAAAGGGTAGCTCAAGAGAAGGCCAATTATGAAAGGGTGGTTCAAGACAAGGCCAAACACGGTGTGGTGAGCCAGACGGTTGATAAAGCTGAAGATGCATTGGAGGACGCAACCATCGGCGACTCCTCTGATTTTGAATTCATCAAGGAAACTTACAAACAACCTTTTGGTAAAGCTACTTCTCACAATACAGACCACGTCTAGCTACCTTGCTTTCTTTCTACCTTGTTGCTATTACTACTACTACTATGCTGTATTAATAAGTTGGATGCCCACTAGCTCAGTGCCAACGTTACATCTATATATGCTAGCTGTTAATTCTAATCCTTTTACATATTCAAATTATTTCCTTTAGATTGATTGTCACCCACTCTATAAACATTCATTAACCTCACTCGATAAACAAATTATCCCATGGATGAAATTTGGATTTATTACCATAAACTTCACTTCAGTTACATAGTTGTAGTAGTGGAAAATTCAAGTGGTACATACATCAACAAAAACAAACCCAAATATACATCTCAGCCGGAATTGATCTCGTAGTCAACAATCATAGTCTTATCTGACCCGTGCAATTTTGCAAACACTCCAACTAGAGGGGCTGTGTTATATGTGCAAGCCTCTGACTGCATAAAATTTCCCCTTCCATCTTCAAACCCATCATTTTTGTCCGGTCCACCAACAACAGCTCCTATTACAACATTCGGGTTTGGGCCTTGACGTCCATACCAACTATGATATCCTTCTGTGCACCCAATGAAACTGTCTTTTACTTTGTATGAGACTGTTGATGCGCCCCTATGGTGCACCCTCTTTGGATAATCTGAACCGTACCCAACCAAGTAGCTCTTGTTCATTGGATTAGATCCCAAGATGTAATGAACCTGAGATTTTACAAATGAAGCTATCTCATCAGGACCAACTGAAACTTGGGGGCAACTGATACCTTGATTGGTGAGCTTGAGGTAATCAGAGTAGACTGTGAGTAGGAACGTTGCGGTTGTAACATATTGTAAGTTGTTCCATGGGCGGATGAACATGAGGCCGCTTGGGGTGCGTTTTACGTTTTGTTCTTTGTTTTTGTTAAGGCATGCACAAATGTAGTACTCTGCTTTCAAGCGGTACTGATGGAGTATTTGCTTATCTTCTTTAGGCATAGTCTCCTCGAGCAACTAGGAGATATGACCCACACATTTAGAAAATGAATGAAGTAGAGTAAATAAAATTGAGAGAACATTTGGTAGAGAGTATTTTAGGGCATGAATTTACCATTGAAGCAATAATTTGAACGCCGGCATACTTGACATCCCAGCTAAATTCCGCCATTGCCCAATCTACCCCACCAAAAGAATGAGCATTTTCTATAACATAATCAAAGTAGACAATTTCACCCGTGGCCTTGTATAACCACAATGCTGCCCACAGCAACTCATCCTTGTAACCACTCAACGACGAATAGTAACCTTTAACCACCTCGATACTGTCATCATACTTTCCCCTATATTTGTCAGCAAACTCAAACAACTGCAAAACCCAATCCCAATTTAGTATCTGTACATATCAATGCATATTTGAACATAGTTAGTAATTGTTTTTGGATGCCAAAATTATTTGATCTTTTATTGGTTACATGTTTTGGTGGGGAGGGTTATAGACAAACTCTTAGCTAGCATACCTCTTTTGCATGGTACAAAAGAAGGTTAGAGTAATGTGGATTTGCTCTCCTGAACACAATTGACGATGCTGCCATTGCTGCAGCCGTCTCTCCTGCAAGATCAGAACCAGGGTGTTTTTCGTCGATCTTGTAAGCTTCTCTCCCTGTCGTCATATCCTCTGGCCGCTGCCAACAGTGGTGATCACTTCTTCCGTCTCCCACCTTTAATAGAAAATTATGACTTTTAAGCACACGAGAAGAAAAAACACGCTATGTTTGCATGGTTATTATATATGCATACCTGGCCCCAAAGGACGTTTGGCTGAGTATGGCACTTAATGAAGTAATCAGTGCCCCACTTAATTGCATCAAGTGCATGGTAATATTCTCCGGCATCTGATATTTGATCGCCATATTCAATAACGCTCCATGAGAGCAATGTTATGGTAAATGCCATCGGCAGGCCAAACTTCACGTTGTCACCAGCGTCATAATATCCTCCTACCAAGTCCACCTTAAAAAACAGAACAAACACATGAGCTTCTACACTCTGCTAAGGTGTTGAGTTGATTATAAATATGATATCTTTGATCAAAATGAGCGAAAATATATAATCTCCAAAAATCAAACTATGCTAGAATACAAAGTTGATTATTATGTTTATAAAAGAGTAGTTAGTGTAAATTAATGGTGATAGATTTTCGGGCCATTATCATTGGCAAGTAAATCACAAGGACAAGCACATACTCCTTGTGGGAAGCCATCGGACAGGCCGGAGTGATGGCGCCAAGTAACTCTTTGATTGGGAGGTAAGTAGCCTGACCTCTGGCCTTCAAAATAGAGAATGCTTTTTGAGAGAGCATCTTTGTAATCAAAAGCTTGAGTGTGAGGAATAGTTATGGCATATAAACATAATAGAGAAGCCAGGCAACGTTGAAGAAGAAGACTAGTAAGAAATGTAGGTGCAAGATTTGTATTCTCCATTTGTTTTCTTTGTCCAGTACTTCTTTCCTCCGTTAGAGTCTGTCAAGTTCTATTTATACATGTTGCAGCACGTGGATTTAATTATAGATTTGGGAGAAGTGGTAAGTTTTCACTATTGGAAAGTGTTCGAggcatttatttattttatacaAGGTGTGGTAAGAAATATTGCAATCAATTTGC
The sequence above is drawn from the Apium graveolens cultivar Ventura chromosome 2, ASM990537v1, whole genome shotgun sequence genome and encodes:
- the LOC141707992 gene encoding uncharacterized protein LOC141707992, with the translated sequence MKRLLTMNVYTSSSLCSRRTLMLIKPFRACFQNIIIQGYSNYNGGEESTINKPTDGHENQVRLPRAPSTAEQFERVAQEKANYERVVQDKAKHGVVSQTVDKAEDALEDATIGDSSDFEFIKETYKQPFGKATSHNTDHV
- the LOC141707993 gene encoding endoglucanase 11-like, translated to MENTNLAPTFLTSLLLQRCLASLLCLYAITIPHTQAFDYKDALSKSILYFEGQRSGYLPPNQRVTWRHHSGLSDGFPQGVDLVGGYYDAGDNVKFGLPMAFTITLLSWSVIEYGDQISDAGEYYHALDAIKWGTDYFIKCHTQPNVLWGQVGDGRSDHHCWQRPEDMTTGREAYKIDEKHPGSDLAGETAAAMAASSIVFRRANPHYSNLLLYHAKELFEFADKYRGKYDDSIEVVKGYYSSLSGYKDELLWAALWLYKATGEIVYFDYVIENAHSFGGVDWAMAEFSWDVKYAGVQIIASMLLEETMPKEDKQILHQYRLKAEYYICACLNKNKEQNVKRTPSGLMFIRPWNNLQYVTTATFLLTVYSDYLKLTNQGISCPQVSVGPDEIASFVKSQVHYILGSNPMNKSYLVGYGSDYPKRVHHRGASTVSYKVKDSFIGCTEGYHSWYGRQGPNPNVVIGAVVGGPDKNDGFEDGRGNFMQSEACTYNTAPLVGVFAKLHGSDKTMIVDYEINSG